A section of the Triticum dicoccoides isolate Atlit2015 ecotype Zavitan chromosome 7A, WEW_v2.0, whole genome shotgun sequence genome encodes:
- the LOC119329987 gene encoding NADH dehydrogenase [ubiquinone] iron-sulfur protein 5-B-like — translation MASGWGINGNKGRCYDFWLDFSSCMSRCRQPSDCGLLREDYLECLHHSKEFQRRNRIYKEEQRQIRAAARKAKEEAEGAPAVAAHH, via the exons aTGGCGTCCGGGTGGGGCATCAACGGGAACAAGGGGCGGTGCTACGACTTCTGGCTGGACTTCAGCTCGTGCATGAGCCGCTGCCGCCAGCCCTCCGATTGCGGCCTCCTCCGCGAGGACTACCTCGAGTGCCTCCACCACTCCAAGGAG TTCCAGCGCAGGAACAGGATCTACAAGGAGGAGCAACGTCAGATAAGAGCTGCTGCTCGCAAGGCCAAGGAGGAAGCCGAAGGAGCTCCTGCTGTTGCAGCTCACCACTAG